One window of the Esox lucius isolate fEsoLuc1 chromosome 8, fEsoLuc1.pri, whole genome shotgun sequence genome contains the following:
- the edem3 gene encoding ER degradation-enhancing alpha-mannosidase-like protein 3 isoform X3 has product MMLWFRPATMSTLLLPLLLLLSIVFMLGQCMSREEKVKLRNQVVEMFDHAYSNYMDHAYPADELMPLTCRGRVRGLEPSRGDVDDALGKFSLTLIDTLDTLVLLNKTTEFEAAVRRVLRDVRLDNDIVVSVFETNIRVLGGLLGGHSMAVMLKDGGHHMQWYQDELLHMAKDLGLRLLPAFNTSSGLPFPRVNLKYGVRGPLSRTGTETDTCTACAGTIILEFAALSRFTGDPVFEVHARRALDFLWEKRQRNSNLVGTTINIHSGEWVRRDSGVGAGIDSYYEYLLKAYILLGDDLFLQRFNIHYASIMKYISQPPLLLDVHIHKPLLPARTWMDSLLAFFPGLQVLKGDIRPAIETHEMLYQVTKKHNFLPEAFTTDFRVHWAQHPLRPEFAESTYFLFKATRDPYYLEVGRTVLDNLNRFARVPCGFAAMKDVRTGSHEDRMDSFFLAEMFKYLFLLFAEEEDLPFNVEDYIFTTEAHLLPLSLSTAPRTPTHPANATAPSLPHLSTSVRSLWSQEELDDSNFDWTCPNTRLLFPDPAFPRNLRDPIRSAVDKSCPRPTIQREPGMGGPPLRAQDFMANNPEHLELLRRMGVTLIHLKDGRVQLVQHAAQAVSAVAAEDGMRFMQEMMELSSQQQKEQLPPRAVQIVSHPFFGRVVLTAGPAQFGTDLSKSITGVRGFVTVAEPYSGCAELGNAAFVQGRIALMQRGQCMFAEKARHIMKAGAIGGIVIDDNEGSSSDTAPLFQMAGDGRNTDDVTLPLLFLFYKEGNILLEALKEYREVEVLLSDKARDRGSDTQEEEDCSTDQTSPAPDAALDQSHVSPMDESAPNNKAVTPEEDAGPAIKQNREPEMESAEDKDSSSKSVESMMADWQEDLEAFQQMEKDEL; this is encoded by the exons atgatgttgtggtTTCGCCCTGCAACTATGTCTACCCTATTGTTGCCTTTGCTGCTATTGCTGAGCATTGTATTCATGCTGGGACAATGTATGTCACGAGAAGAGAAGGTCAAGCTAAG GAACCAAGTAGTTGAGATGTTCGACCATGCTTATTCAAATTATATG GACCATGCATACCCAGCGGATGAGCTGATGCCTTTGACGTGTCGTGGAAGGGTGCGTGGGCTAGAGCCCAGTCGAGGAGACGTGGATGACGCACTGGGGAA GTTCTCTCTCACCCTCATCGACACCCTGGACACTCTAGTG CTCTTAAACAAGACAACCGAGTTTGAAGCCGCGGTGAGAAGAGTGTTGCGAGATGTGCGACTGGACAATGACATTGTGGTGTCTGTCTTTGAGACCAACATCCGTGTGCTGGG AGGGCTGCTCGGGGGCCACTCCATGGCTGTCATGCTGAAGGATGGGGGGCATCACATGCAGTGGTACCAAGATGAGCTGCTCCACATGGCCAAAGACCTCGGTCTCAGACTCCTGCCAGCCTTCAACACCAGCAGTGGCCTACCCTTTCCCAGG GTGAACTTGAAGTATGGCGTCAGGGGTCCTCTGTCTCGGACAGGCACAGAGACGGATACCTGCACAGCTTGTGCTGGCACCATTATCCTGGAGTTTGCTGCTTTGAGTCGCTTCACTGGGGACCCAGTGTTTGAG GTCCATGCACGAAGAGCACTCGACTTCCTTtgggagaagagacagaggaacagcaACCTGGTGGGAACAACCATTAACATCCACTCCGGAGAGTGGGTCCGCAGGG ACAGCGGCGTGGGAGCAGGGATCGACTCATATTATGAGTACCTTCTGAAGGCCTACATTCTCCTGGGGGATGACCTCTTTCTGCAGCGCTTCAACATT CActatgcatctataatgaagtACATCAGCCAGCCTCCTCTCCTGCTAGATGTTCACATCCACAAGCCACTTTTGCCTGCCCGCACCTGGATGGACTCCCTCCTGGCCTTCTTCCCCGGGCTGCAG GTGTTGAAGGGAGATATTCGGCCAGCCATTGAAACTCATGAGATGCTGTATCAAGTCACTAAGAAACACAACTTCCTCCCAGAA GCGTTCACTACGGATTTCAGGGTGCACTGGGCTCAGCATCCACTGAGACCCGAGTTTGCAGAGAGCACCTACTTCCTGTTCAAG GCCACCAGAGATCCATATTACCTTGAGGTCGGCCGGACAGTATTGGACAACCTGAACCGCTTTGCCCGGGTCCCCTGCGGCTTTGCTGCCATGAAGGACGTCCGCACAGGGAGCCACGAGGACCG AATGGATTCCTTCTTCCTGGCGGAGATGTTCAAGTACCTGTTCCTGCTGTTTGCAGAGGAGGAAGATCTTCCTTTTAATGTTGAGGACTATATATTCACCACCGAGGCTCACCTCCTGCCCCTGTCCCTTTCCACTGCCCCTCGCACCCCCACACATCCCGCCAACGCCACAGCACCATCGCTGCCACATCTCTCCACCTCTGTCAGATCTCTTTGG TCACAGGAAGAACTGGATGACTCCAACTTTGATTGGACCTGCCCTAACACACGCCTCCTTTTCCCCGACCCCGCCTTCCCACGGAACCTCCGAGACCCAATCAGGAGTGCTGTGGACAAGAGCTGTCCGCGCCCAACAATTCAACG CGAGCCAGGGATGGGTGGCCCCCCTCTGAGGGCTCAGGATTTCATGGCCAACAACCCAGAGCACCTGGAGCTGCTGAGAAGGATGGGCGTTACCCTTATACACCTGAAGGATGGCAGAGTTCAGCTGGTCCAACATGCTGCACAG GCGGTCAGTGCCGTGGCAGCAGAGGATGGGATGCGCTTCATGCAGGAAATGATGGAGCTGTCCAGCCAGCAACAGAAGGAGCAGCTCCCTCCACGCGCTGTCCAGATAGTCTCCCACCCCTTCTTCGGCCGAGTGGTGTTGACTGCTGGCCCAGCACAGTTTGGCACAGACCTTTCCAAGAGCATCACAGGG GTGCGTGGGTTTGTGACTGTGGCTGAACCTTACAGTGGCTGTGCGGAGCTGGGAAACGCTGCCTTTGTACAGGGCCGCATCGCTCTAATGCAGCGGGGCCAGTGTATGTTTGCTGAGAAGGCCAGACACATCATGAAAGCTGGGGCCATCGGAGGCATCGTCATCG ATGACAATGAGGGCAGCAGTAGTGACACTGCTCCCCTCTTCCAGATGGCTGGTGACGGCCGCAACACGGACGATGTCACGTtgcccctcctcttcctgttcTACAAGGAGGGCAACATCCTGTTAGAGGCTCTGAAGGAGTACAGGGAGGTGGAGGTGTTGCTGAGtgacaaggccagagacagag GTAGCGACACTCAAGAGGAAGAGGACTGTTCAACTGACCAAACTTCACCTGCCCCTGACGCAGCCCTTGACCAGTCACACGTGAGCCCCATGGACGAATCGGCACCTAACAATAAGGCAGTGACTCCTGAAGAGGATGCAGGACCTGCCATTAAGCAGAACCGTGAGCCAGAGATGGAGTCCGCAGAGGACAAGGACTCGAGCAGCAAATCAGTGGAATCCATGATGGCTGATTGGCAGGAGGATTTGGAGGCATTCCAACAGATGGAGAAGGATGAGCTTTGA
- the edem3 gene encoding ER degradation-enhancing alpha-mannosidase-like protein 3 isoform X2 produces MMLWFRPATMSTLLLPLLLLLSIVFMLGQCMSREEKVKLRNQVVEMFDHAYSNYMDHAYPADELMPLTCRGRVRGLEPSRGDVDDALGKFSLTLIDTLDTLVLLNKTTEFEAAVRRVLRDVRLDNDIVVSVFETNIRVLGGLLGGHSMAVMLKDGGHHMQWYQDELLHMAKDLGLRLLPAFNTSSGLPFPRVNLKYGVRGPLSRTGTETDTCTACAGTIILEFAALSRFTGDPVFEVHARRALDFLWEKRQRNSNLVGTTINIHSGEWVRRDSGVGAGIDSYYEYLLKAYILLGDDLFLQRFNIHYASIMKYISQPPLLLDVHIHKPLLPARTWMDSLLAFFPGLQVLKGDIRPAIETHEMLYQVTKKHNFLPEAFTTDFRVHWAQHPLRPEFAESTYFLFKATRDPYYLEVGRTVLDNLNRFARVPCGFAAMKDVRTGSHEDRMDSFFLAEMFKYLFLLFAEEEDLPFNVEDYIFTTEAHLLPLSLSTAPRTPTHPANATAPSLPHLSTSVRSLWSQEELDDSNFDWTCPNTRLLFPDPAFPRNLRDPIRSAVDKSCPRPTIQREPGMGGPPLRAQDFMANNPEHLELLRRMGVTLIHLKDGRVQLVQHAAQAVSAVAAEDGMRFMQEMMELSSQQQKEQLPPRAVQIVSHPFFGRVVLTAGPAQFGTDLSKSITGVRGFVTVAEPYSGCAELGNAAFVQGRIALMQRGQCMFAEKARHIMKAGAIGGIVIDDNEGSSSDTAPLFQMAGDGRNTDDVTLPLLFLFYKEGNILLEALKEYREVEVLLSDKARDRASIFKGSDTQEEEDCSTDQTSPAPDAALDQSHVSPMDESAPNNKAVTPEEDAGPAIKQNREPEMESAEDKDSSSKSVESMMADWQEDLEAFQQMEKDEL; encoded by the exons atgatgttgtggtTTCGCCCTGCAACTATGTCTACCCTATTGTTGCCTTTGCTGCTATTGCTGAGCATTGTATTCATGCTGGGACAATGTATGTCACGAGAAGAGAAGGTCAAGCTAAG GAACCAAGTAGTTGAGATGTTCGACCATGCTTATTCAAATTATATG GACCATGCATACCCAGCGGATGAGCTGATGCCTTTGACGTGTCGTGGAAGGGTGCGTGGGCTAGAGCCCAGTCGAGGAGACGTGGATGACGCACTGGGGAA GTTCTCTCTCACCCTCATCGACACCCTGGACACTCTAGTG CTCTTAAACAAGACAACCGAGTTTGAAGCCGCGGTGAGAAGAGTGTTGCGAGATGTGCGACTGGACAATGACATTGTGGTGTCTGTCTTTGAGACCAACATCCGTGTGCTGGG AGGGCTGCTCGGGGGCCACTCCATGGCTGTCATGCTGAAGGATGGGGGGCATCACATGCAGTGGTACCAAGATGAGCTGCTCCACATGGCCAAAGACCTCGGTCTCAGACTCCTGCCAGCCTTCAACACCAGCAGTGGCCTACCCTTTCCCAGG GTGAACTTGAAGTATGGCGTCAGGGGTCCTCTGTCTCGGACAGGCACAGAGACGGATACCTGCACAGCTTGTGCTGGCACCATTATCCTGGAGTTTGCTGCTTTGAGTCGCTTCACTGGGGACCCAGTGTTTGAG GTCCATGCACGAAGAGCACTCGACTTCCTTtgggagaagagacagaggaacagcaACCTGGTGGGAACAACCATTAACATCCACTCCGGAGAGTGGGTCCGCAGGG ACAGCGGCGTGGGAGCAGGGATCGACTCATATTATGAGTACCTTCTGAAGGCCTACATTCTCCTGGGGGATGACCTCTTTCTGCAGCGCTTCAACATT CActatgcatctataatgaagtACATCAGCCAGCCTCCTCTCCTGCTAGATGTTCACATCCACAAGCCACTTTTGCCTGCCCGCACCTGGATGGACTCCCTCCTGGCCTTCTTCCCCGGGCTGCAG GTGTTGAAGGGAGATATTCGGCCAGCCATTGAAACTCATGAGATGCTGTATCAAGTCACTAAGAAACACAACTTCCTCCCAGAA GCGTTCACTACGGATTTCAGGGTGCACTGGGCTCAGCATCCACTGAGACCCGAGTTTGCAGAGAGCACCTACTTCCTGTTCAAG GCCACCAGAGATCCATATTACCTTGAGGTCGGCCGGACAGTATTGGACAACCTGAACCGCTTTGCCCGGGTCCCCTGCGGCTTTGCTGCCATGAAGGACGTCCGCACAGGGAGCCACGAGGACCG AATGGATTCCTTCTTCCTGGCGGAGATGTTCAAGTACCTGTTCCTGCTGTTTGCAGAGGAGGAAGATCTTCCTTTTAATGTTGAGGACTATATATTCACCACCGAGGCTCACCTCCTGCCCCTGTCCCTTTCCACTGCCCCTCGCACCCCCACACATCCCGCCAACGCCACAGCACCATCGCTGCCACATCTCTCCACCTCTGTCAGATCTCTTTGG TCACAGGAAGAACTGGATGACTCCAACTTTGATTGGACCTGCCCTAACACACGCCTCCTTTTCCCCGACCCCGCCTTCCCACGGAACCTCCGAGACCCAATCAGGAGTGCTGTGGACAAGAGCTGTCCGCGCCCAACAATTCAACG CGAGCCAGGGATGGGTGGCCCCCCTCTGAGGGCTCAGGATTTCATGGCCAACAACCCAGAGCACCTGGAGCTGCTGAGAAGGATGGGCGTTACCCTTATACACCTGAAGGATGGCAGAGTTCAGCTGGTCCAACATGCTGCACAG GCGGTCAGTGCCGTGGCAGCAGAGGATGGGATGCGCTTCATGCAGGAAATGATGGAGCTGTCCAGCCAGCAACAGAAGGAGCAGCTCCCTCCACGCGCTGTCCAGATAGTCTCCCACCCCTTCTTCGGCCGAGTGGTGTTGACTGCTGGCCCAGCACAGTTTGGCACAGACCTTTCCAAGAGCATCACAGGG GTGCGTGGGTTTGTGACTGTGGCTGAACCTTACAGTGGCTGTGCGGAGCTGGGAAACGCTGCCTTTGTACAGGGCCGCATCGCTCTAATGCAGCGGGGCCAGTGTATGTTTGCTGAGAAGGCCAGACACATCATGAAAGCTGGGGCCATCGGAGGCATCGTCATCG ATGACAATGAGGGCAGCAGTAGTGACACTGCTCCCCTCTTCCAGATGGCTGGTGACGGCCGCAACACGGACGATGTCACGTtgcccctcctcttcctgttcTACAAGGAGGGCAACATCCTGTTAGAGGCTCTGAAGGAGTACAGGGAGGTGGAGGTGTTGCTGAGtgacaaggccagagacagag CTTCCATATTCAAAG GTAGCGACACTCAAGAGGAAGAGGACTGTTCAACTGACCAAACTTCACCTGCCCCTGACGCAGCCCTTGACCAGTCACACGTGAGCCCCATGGACGAATCGGCACCTAACAATAAGGCAGTGACTCCTGAAGAGGATGCAGGACCTGCCATTAAGCAGAACCGTGAGCCAGAGATGGAGTCCGCAGAGGACAAGGACTCGAGCAGCAAATCAGTGGAATCCATGATGGCTGATTGGCAGGAGGATTTGGAGGCATTCCAACAGATGGAGAAGGATGAGCTTTGA
- the edem3 gene encoding ER degradation-enhancing alpha-mannosidase-like protein 3 isoform X1 yields the protein MMLWFRPATMSTLLLPLLLLLSIVFMLGQCMSREEKVKLRNQVVEMFDHAYSNYMDHAYPADELMPLTCRGRVRGLEPSRGDVDDALGKFSLTLIDTLDTLVLLNKTTEFEAAVRRVLRDVRLDNDIVVSVFETNIRVLGGLLGGHSMAVMLKDGGHHMQWYQDELLHMAKDLGLRLLPAFNTSSGLPFPRVNLKYGVRGPLSRTGTETDTCTACAGTIILEFAALSRFTGDPVFEVHARRALDFLWEKRQRNSNLVGTTINIHSGEWVRRDSGVGAGIDSYYEYLLKAYILLGDDLFLQRFNIHYASIMKYISQPPLLLDVHIHKPLLPARTWMDSLLAFFPGLQVLKGDIRPAIETHEMLYQVTKKHNFLPEAFTTDFRVHWAQHPLRPEFAESTYFLFKATRDPYYLEVGRTVLDNLNRFARVPCGFAAMKDVRTGSHEDRMDSFFLAEMFKYLFLLFAEEEDLPFNVEDYIFTTEAHLLPLSLSTAPRTPTHPANATAPSLPHLSTSVRSLWSQEELDDSNFDWTCPNTRLLFPDPAFPRNLRDPIRSAVDKSCPRPTIQREPGMGGPPLRAQDFMANNPEHLELLRRMGVTLIHLKDGRVQLVQHAAQAVSAVAAEDGMRFMQEMMELSSQQQKEQLPPRAVQIVSHPFFGRVVLTAGPAQFGTDLSKSITGVRGFVTVAEPYSGCAELGNAAFVQGRIALMQRGQCMFAEKARHIMKAGAIGGIVIDDNEGSSSDTAPLFQMAGDGRNTDDVTLPLLFLFYKEGNILLEALKEYREVEVLLSDKARDRASIFKGKPLPGILLESSSDTQEEEDCSTDQTSPAPDAALDQSHVSPMDESAPNNKAVTPEEDAGPAIKQNREPEMESAEDKDSSSKSVESMMADWQEDLEAFQQMEKDEL from the exons atgatgttgtggtTTCGCCCTGCAACTATGTCTACCCTATTGTTGCCTTTGCTGCTATTGCTGAGCATTGTATTCATGCTGGGACAATGTATGTCACGAGAAGAGAAGGTCAAGCTAAG GAACCAAGTAGTTGAGATGTTCGACCATGCTTATTCAAATTATATG GACCATGCATACCCAGCGGATGAGCTGATGCCTTTGACGTGTCGTGGAAGGGTGCGTGGGCTAGAGCCCAGTCGAGGAGACGTGGATGACGCACTGGGGAA GTTCTCTCTCACCCTCATCGACACCCTGGACACTCTAGTG CTCTTAAACAAGACAACCGAGTTTGAAGCCGCGGTGAGAAGAGTGTTGCGAGATGTGCGACTGGACAATGACATTGTGGTGTCTGTCTTTGAGACCAACATCCGTGTGCTGGG AGGGCTGCTCGGGGGCCACTCCATGGCTGTCATGCTGAAGGATGGGGGGCATCACATGCAGTGGTACCAAGATGAGCTGCTCCACATGGCCAAAGACCTCGGTCTCAGACTCCTGCCAGCCTTCAACACCAGCAGTGGCCTACCCTTTCCCAGG GTGAACTTGAAGTATGGCGTCAGGGGTCCTCTGTCTCGGACAGGCACAGAGACGGATACCTGCACAGCTTGTGCTGGCACCATTATCCTGGAGTTTGCTGCTTTGAGTCGCTTCACTGGGGACCCAGTGTTTGAG GTCCATGCACGAAGAGCACTCGACTTCCTTtgggagaagagacagaggaacagcaACCTGGTGGGAACAACCATTAACATCCACTCCGGAGAGTGGGTCCGCAGGG ACAGCGGCGTGGGAGCAGGGATCGACTCATATTATGAGTACCTTCTGAAGGCCTACATTCTCCTGGGGGATGACCTCTTTCTGCAGCGCTTCAACATT CActatgcatctataatgaagtACATCAGCCAGCCTCCTCTCCTGCTAGATGTTCACATCCACAAGCCACTTTTGCCTGCCCGCACCTGGATGGACTCCCTCCTGGCCTTCTTCCCCGGGCTGCAG GTGTTGAAGGGAGATATTCGGCCAGCCATTGAAACTCATGAGATGCTGTATCAAGTCACTAAGAAACACAACTTCCTCCCAGAA GCGTTCACTACGGATTTCAGGGTGCACTGGGCTCAGCATCCACTGAGACCCGAGTTTGCAGAGAGCACCTACTTCCTGTTCAAG GCCACCAGAGATCCATATTACCTTGAGGTCGGCCGGACAGTATTGGACAACCTGAACCGCTTTGCCCGGGTCCCCTGCGGCTTTGCTGCCATGAAGGACGTCCGCACAGGGAGCCACGAGGACCG AATGGATTCCTTCTTCCTGGCGGAGATGTTCAAGTACCTGTTCCTGCTGTTTGCAGAGGAGGAAGATCTTCCTTTTAATGTTGAGGACTATATATTCACCACCGAGGCTCACCTCCTGCCCCTGTCCCTTTCCACTGCCCCTCGCACCCCCACACATCCCGCCAACGCCACAGCACCATCGCTGCCACATCTCTCCACCTCTGTCAGATCTCTTTGG TCACAGGAAGAACTGGATGACTCCAACTTTGATTGGACCTGCCCTAACACACGCCTCCTTTTCCCCGACCCCGCCTTCCCACGGAACCTCCGAGACCCAATCAGGAGTGCTGTGGACAAGAGCTGTCCGCGCCCAACAATTCAACG CGAGCCAGGGATGGGTGGCCCCCCTCTGAGGGCTCAGGATTTCATGGCCAACAACCCAGAGCACCTGGAGCTGCTGAGAAGGATGGGCGTTACCCTTATACACCTGAAGGATGGCAGAGTTCAGCTGGTCCAACATGCTGCACAG GCGGTCAGTGCCGTGGCAGCAGAGGATGGGATGCGCTTCATGCAGGAAATGATGGAGCTGTCCAGCCAGCAACAGAAGGAGCAGCTCCCTCCACGCGCTGTCCAGATAGTCTCCCACCCCTTCTTCGGCCGAGTGGTGTTGACTGCTGGCCCAGCACAGTTTGGCACAGACCTTTCCAAGAGCATCACAGGG GTGCGTGGGTTTGTGACTGTGGCTGAACCTTACAGTGGCTGTGCGGAGCTGGGAAACGCTGCCTTTGTACAGGGCCGCATCGCTCTAATGCAGCGGGGCCAGTGTATGTTTGCTGAGAAGGCCAGACACATCATGAAAGCTGGGGCCATCGGAGGCATCGTCATCG ATGACAATGAGGGCAGCAGTAGTGACACTGCTCCCCTCTTCCAGATGGCTGGTGACGGCCGCAACACGGACGATGTCACGTtgcccctcctcttcctgttcTACAAGGAGGGCAACATCCTGTTAGAGGCTCTGAAGGAGTACAGGGAGGTGGAGGTGTTGCTGAGtgacaaggccagagacagag CTTCCATATTCAAAGGTAAACCTCTCCCTGGCATCCTGCTGGAGAGCA GTAGCGACACTCAAGAGGAAGAGGACTGTTCAACTGACCAAACTTCACCTGCCCCTGACGCAGCCCTTGACCAGTCACACGTGAGCCCCATGGACGAATCGGCACCTAACAATAAGGCAGTGACTCCTGAAGAGGATGCAGGACCTGCCATTAAGCAGAACCGTGAGCCAGAGATGGAGTCCGCAGAGGACAAGGACTCGAGCAGCAAATCAGTGGAATCCATGATGGCTGATTGGCAGGAGGATTTGGAGGCATTCCAACAGATGGAGAAGGATGAGCTTTGA
- the npl gene encoding N-acetylneuraminate lyase isoform X1, producing MTPAVGKKATGLIAATFTPLTPEGEINLAEIGPYVDYLLEQQGVKSIFVNGTTGEGMSLTVEERKMLAAEWCSKAKNKLENVIVHVGCMSLKDSQELAQHAGEIGADGIAVISPSFFKPATVGALKMFLQEVAAVVPAVPFYYYHIPAMTGVHLRSRDVLEGIDAEIPSFRGLKFSGSDLMDFGQCVSYSPSHWSLLYGMDEQLLGALAMGANGAVGSTYNYLGSSVNRLISAFNKGDLTMARTLQFQVQDILCYAMDCGFDLAVNKQLMSEVSGLVLGPPRLPLLPCPQSKAVSIARKLKQVLGVQ from the exons ATGACTCCGGCTGTTGGAAAAAAGGCCACTGGGCTTATAGCTGCCACTTTCACACCGCTCACTCCCGAAGG TGAAATTAACCTAGCAGAGATCGGACCCTACGTTGATTACCTGTTAGAGCAGCAAGGGGTTAAGAGTATATTTG TCAACGGCACGACCGGAGAAGGCATGTCTCTCACTGTGGAAGAAAGGAAGATGCTGGCAGCGGAGTGGTGTAGTAAGGCAAAAAACAA GCTAGAAAATGTCATAGTGCATGTAGGCTGCATGAGCCTGAAGGACTCCCAGGAACTG GCACAGCATGCTGGTGAAATCGGTGCTGATGGGATAGCAGTGATCTCACCTTCTTTCTTTAAACCTGCCACTGTAG GTGCGCTGAAGATGTTCCTCCAGGAAGTGGCTGCAGTCGTCCCTGCGGTGCCCTTCTACTATTATCACATTCCAGCCATGACAGGGGTCCACT TGCGATCAAGGGACGTGTTGGAGGGGATCGACGCGGAGATCCCCTCATTCAGGGGCCTGAAGTTTAGCGGAAGTGACCTGATGGACTTTGGCCAGTGTGTCAGCTACAGCCCGTCTCACTGGTCACTCTTATACGGCATGGATGAA CAACTGCTAGGAGCTTTGGCTATGGGTGCCAATGGTGCAGTGGGAAG CACATACAACTACCtgggcagcagtgtgaacagactcATATCAGCCTTCAATAAAGGGGACCTCACTATGGCCAGGACTTTACAG TTCCAAGTGCAAGATATCCTCTGTTATGCAATGGACTGTG GGTTTGACTTGGCTGTCAATAAGCAGCTGATGAGTGAAGTGTCAGGACTGGTTCTGGGCCCTCCGCGCCTGCCCCTGCTACCCTGCCCCCAGTCCAAGGCGGTCTCCATTGCACGGAAACTCAAACAGGTCCTGGGTGTGCAATGA
- the npl gene encoding N-acetylneuraminate lyase isoform X2 encodes MSLTVEERKMLAAEWCSKAKNKLENVIVHVGCMSLKDSQELAQHAGEIGADGIAVISPSFFKPATVGALKMFLQEVAAVVPAVPFYYYHIPAMTGVHLRSRDVLEGIDAEIPSFRGLKFSGSDLMDFGQCVSYSPSHWSLLYGMDEQLLGALAMGANGAVGSTYNYLGSSVNRLISAFNKGDLTMARTLQFQVQDILCYAMDCGFDLAVNKQLMSEVSGLVLGPPRLPLLPCPQSKAVSIARKLKQVLGVQ; translated from the exons ATGTCTCTCACTGTGGAAGAAAGGAAGATGCTGGCAGCGGAGTGGTGTAGTAAGGCAAAAAACAA GCTAGAAAATGTCATAGTGCATGTAGGCTGCATGAGCCTGAAGGACTCCCAGGAACTG GCACAGCATGCTGGTGAAATCGGTGCTGATGGGATAGCAGTGATCTCACCTTCTTTCTTTAAACCTGCCACTGTAG GTGCGCTGAAGATGTTCCTCCAGGAAGTGGCTGCAGTCGTCCCTGCGGTGCCCTTCTACTATTATCACATTCCAGCCATGACAGGGGTCCACT TGCGATCAAGGGACGTGTTGGAGGGGATCGACGCGGAGATCCCCTCATTCAGGGGCCTGAAGTTTAGCGGAAGTGACCTGATGGACTTTGGCCAGTGTGTCAGCTACAGCCCGTCTCACTGGTCACTCTTATACGGCATGGATGAA CAACTGCTAGGAGCTTTGGCTATGGGTGCCAATGGTGCAGTGGGAAG CACATACAACTACCtgggcagcagtgtgaacagactcATATCAGCCTTCAATAAAGGGGACCTCACTATGGCCAGGACTTTACAG TTCCAAGTGCAAGATATCCTCTGTTATGCAATGGACTGTG GGTTTGACTTGGCTGTCAATAAGCAGCTGATGAGTGAAGTGTCAGGACTGGTTCTGGGCCCTCCGCGCCTGCCCCTGCTACCCTGCCCCCAGTCCAAGGCGGTCTCCATTGCACGGAAACTCAAACAGGTCCTGGGTGTGCAATGA